A stretch of Lathyrus oleraceus cultivar Zhongwan6 chromosome 6, CAAS_Psat_ZW6_1.0, whole genome shotgun sequence DNA encodes these proteins:
- the LOC127094744 gene encoding uncharacterized protein LOC127094744 — MSENTKPRKRLIIKLNYPPSSRKCGSDSYDRDENKRRKIQDSVKPIVTCYWVDLDYRTKSTTLSQPKDNNVVENKKVIKNQVSKVVMSQPKDNNIVTENKKILKNQVSKTEIAFNGPKESSRLCSKSILMVKDSSKTTFVARAEECGLKKPMECDNRRQCWLILKRMLVDRGGWDLKDPPKIAIFDKSKIKAICLRK; from the coding sequence ATGTCCGAGAACACAAAACCTCGTAAAAGACTTATCATCAAACTCAATTACCCTCCTAGTTCTAGGAAATGCGGTTCAGATTCTTATGATAGAGATGAAAACAAGAGAAGGAAGATTCAAGATTCTGTAAAACCAATTGTAACCTGTTATTGGGTTGATTTAGATTATCGTACCAAATCAACAACTTTGTCTCAACCAAAGGATAACAATGTCGTTGAAAACAAGAAGGTGATCAAGAACCAAGTTTCCAAGGTAGTTATGTCTCAACCAAAGGATAATAACATTGTTACTGAAAATAAGAAGATACTCAAAAACCAAGTTTCAAAAACAGAAATAGCTTTTAATGGTCCGAAAGAAAGTTCAAGACTTTGTTCAAAAAGCATCTTGATGGTGAAGGATTCATCAAAAACAACCTTTGTGGCAAGAGCTGAAGAATGTGGTTTGAAGAAACCGATGGAGTGTGATAATAGGAGGCAATGTTGGTTGATTTTGAAGAGAATGTTAGTAGATAGAGGTGGTTGGGATTTGAAAGATCCTCCAAAAATAGCAATATTTGATAAGTCTAAGATAAAGGCAATATGTTTGAGGAAATAG